The nucleotide window GAGGGAATATCAAGTAGTGGCTCTGCATAGAAGCCACGGGCACGTTGCTCAAACCCAATAGTGCCTTCATTCTTTTGATCTGAAAGATCAATAACCTTTGCCATCAACGTTTCGGTTGGAATCATCATGCCTTCAAGCACATCATTTAAATAGCTCTCTTTCACTCGTTCCATGAGTTAAAATTCTTCTTCATTGCCTTCCTTGACTTTCTTGCCTTTTTTCGCATAATTTGCATTCCTTGCATTCCTCGCATTCTCTGACTCCCTTGCTTCCCTTTCCTCGACGATGGAAAGGTCCAATTGAGACTATGTCAGGCGTATATGCTTCAGAGTTTTGTCTCCGGAGCACCTTAGGAACTATGAAGATGCATTTCTTGCATAATTTCTTGCATTTCGTGCAATCATGGAATTCCATACCAATAGAAGTATGATGCATCGCCATGAGTTCTGAACAAGTTGCAAGTGAATAACATTACTCAAGTTATCTAATAAAAAGAAACAATCAAGTAAATGAAATTTCACATTCATATAATATTGTACCTGAGGGAGGGCTGAGTCAGTTAAAGCTCAAAATCGTGGTAGATGTCGATCAAGACAAAGAAGACAGAATATTTGTAGAGATTGATCTAGTTTTTGGGAGGGCTTTTGCAGCAAAGTTATATGTCTTGAAGCAATTAAGGGGTGCAGAAATTTGTTTTAACCACTGGTTCTTTTATAGTCAGAACGCATTGATTATCGATCAAGTTAATTGATCGATCAGTTGCTGTACTCAGATAGCGATGACCTCGAGAATTAAAGTCCGCTTCTAATAGTTTCTTTAATCCATTCGTCTTCGAAAATTACTCTTTTTTTAATTGCATACACCAACCCTTAATTGAAAGTATTAATTACTGCAGCTCAATATATGTACGTACATGCACATGTAGGAACATGACCATACTCTTCTTATGGtatgttttatatttataatcgAGTTCACACCAGTCTTAGTTGTTAGCCAAATTGACCAAATTAATTTCTTAAAGCATTTGCCAAACGTGTATTATGTTTGCACATGCATATAGTGACGCATAAGTTCCAGTACAAGGTGACAGTAAACAAATGCATGAAATTTAGACCGAAaagtcttttattttatttaggtCAGAATATTTGATTACTTGAAACAAGATGTTACAGCTTTGCTCCTCCTACTTCCAAGTAGCTTCCTCTGAGGTCTTCACTCAGGATCGGTTTCATGGTTTCTCCTTAGGGTCTTCAGGAAGTACTTGAATCTCAAGCGGACCCCTTTTGTTGTAAGAGTTCGGTGTCTCCTCCAAGCTCATCCCAACAAATAGGAGTTGTGCATTGTTTACCATACAAGGCTTCACCTAAGGAGCCATATATTTCAGAACTAAAAGTTTGAACTATTGTTGCTAGCCATGTTCCTTCCATCAAAGGGAGTAAGTTGTCTGAATTTCAAGTTAAAGTGTTAAACCGCAAACTCATGATCTCGACATATCCTCCAATGTCTGATAGTCCTCTGCGATTATAATTGAGCTGTGTGTGAAACTGTGAATGAAAGGTAGTGAAATAGTGACTTACTTCCAAAAGGGTGCATGCACCATGTAACCGCAATCTCATCTTAAAAGAGTTTAGCCTATCGGTCGAAAAAATATGTCTCACACATAGGCAGAAAACGAGTAGAACTTACGATACAAGAGATACTAGGAATCAAAATATGCTTTCTTTTCCATTTTGTTGGTAAGCATACATTTGTAATTTGATCACACAAGATAGTAAACATAAATCCAGCAAAATACCATGAACAACAAAGAATATCAAGTTAAAGAAAGTACAAAACATAGAATCATACTTGATTCATTTCCAAGTCATTCTATTGATCAGAACACAACCAGAGTAATTATGAAACTGGTCCTAGATAATCACCCTCCAAGCTAACCagtccccgaaactccctttcttcttcaagccACTTAGTCCCAAGAACAACACAACGAACCAATACATCTTTCACAATCTTAGAACCCGTCTTTTCGTTCAAGAAAATGGGATTCTCTCCGGGGACATATCGGTAATCAGGCATTAAGTCCTTATATAGAAATATGTTTTCAACAGGGCCGCAGTTCATCAAAACTCCATTTCTCAGCACATGGTGAACAACCCCCTCTATGATCTCCCCCCTGAAAAGCTTAAAAGTGATGCAACTAAACACAACTGGATACACCACATCCCCGGAGCGCCTGACTTTCCCCTCTCCTATGCTTTCCACGGTTGTGATCGCAAGAAAGTACCCATGATCTTTGGTTGCCTTATTTGCAGCAAAGCCTTTGAGCAATCGCAGACTGATTGATTTTTTAAGCATCAATCCTTTTGCAACCAGGTTTGCAGGCGGGATTACTACATTCCAGGGCAATTCCACTTTGAGAAACATAGCTCTTAACTTCCGTAATTTAGATGAAGTTAAGTTTGAAGGGATTTGAAATAACTATTGCAAAGAGGCAGTgatcaaaagattcaaaacatatGAGATTAAAATGATTTGCATAAGTTCTCTACCTCTCAGAGGCTAAATATGTAATGTGGAATTTAGAAGGGTAGCTTCCATGGGGGGAGTGTGTGTTAAATGCTATTAGGTGTAGCATTTAATGACAAATACAGAGATTTCTCGTTCAATGCATATGTATAAAAGATAAAAGATTAACAGCAGAatagaaattattctatgcaccgacccaacccttataaaataatctcaacccttgatatttattatcaactttatttttaataaataaaaaatgtatttaatgcaatctaaccattcatttatgttggtgcaagtgcacggcggtgctatGAATAATTTCTCACAGCAGAATTACCAATTTTTAACTTATGAACTTCTTGCTTttcgaaaaataaaaatttatgaacTTCTTGTTTTCAAAGTGGAGAATGTGAGATCTTGCTAGTTCACATATGAAGTGACAGAATTCCACTAAATAAGAACGCAGTTCGATGTGTAACAACACATTACATCTCCTATATTTAGTATTTCAAATACAAAAATATGACCTAAGATAAGATCTCCAATGGAAATGAAAGAATAGAATACAGAGCATGCCCGACCCTCGGCAAGTAGTGTTAGATCCACTCTTACCCTTTGCAGtgcttcatgaagatgaagcTGCAGTATCTCTATCAGCAAGCGAAATTGCCGGCGGCTAGCTCTGTCAACTTATTACCTTGGCATCATCGGCAGTTAGCCTCCTTCAAAGCAGGTGGTGTATTTGTGAAAGGGAAAATGCAGGATTAAGAAGAGAAATATCATTACATAAAGAGCTACTAGCTACCAGAATCTGTTCGCGCCAATTGGACGAGTAAATTTCCACCCAGAGGAGAAAAAGATAATGGTATAGCTTATGTGCCTCTTGAGAACAGAAACAGGGAGGGAAAAAAATACTAGAATGTAATTTGAACATTTACATCAATAGTCATACATTCTGCAGTCCCACGTCATAAAATGCTAATATATATTTCCACAGAATACTTGGAGACAAAACAATCAAGGCACTATTGCAAAATCGATGAACCAGTTTCTATGGAAACGTAATACAAAATAAAGACCACAATAAGCTCAGAAGCAAGAATGAGTTCTATGCTACAATGCTAGAAACAAACATCCAGTCTGTGTAAAGGACCGATCAATCATGTAACCAACTGTATATGTAACAGCAAACTCGATTAAGCAGAGGGATACCATTAGTCATGAATAAGGAAGAACAGAAGTCATTGACACCATATTAACATAACAATTGCAGACTGTCAAGGCCAACAAGATAACTTAGAAGTAGTAATTCAACACAAAATACAGCCACCAACAGCCAGCTTGGTTAAACTAGGTTCGAAAAATGGAAGCATCCTTCCAGATCACAGAAGTAGAAGGGAATCACACTAAGAAACTGGTCCTAGATAATCAGCATGTAAGCCAACCAATGCCTGAAATTCCCTTTCTGCCTCAAGCCACTTAGCTCCAATGACAATGAAACGCAGCGTGACACCTTTTTCAATCTTAGACATCTTGTCATTCAAGAAGATAGGATTCTCCCCTGGAACATAGTTGTAATCGGGCATTTTCGAAGAAGAGAGATATACATTCTCAATGGGACCGCATCTCAATATAACTCCCTGCTTCAGCACCTTGTGCACTACTCCCTCTAAGATCTCTCCTCTGAAAAGCTTAAAGGAGATGGCGCTAAAGGTGACTGGAAAAAGCACATCCCCAGTATGCTGCCTGACTTTTCCCTCTCCTATTTTCTCCACAGTTGTGAGAGCAAGAAGGTATCCGAGATCCTTTGTGGCCTTTCTCTTAGAAAAATCATCCAGCAGCCGGATAACAATTGCCTTTTGGAGCATCAATCCCTTCGCATCCAAGCTTTCAGCAGGGATTACAACATTCCACTGCAACTCAGTTTTGAGAAACATTTTTTTCTGTTTACCtgtcagaaaataaagaatgaAGCAGCAACCAATTGTGCATTAGTTCAGGGATCAAAATTCTTCTCAAACAGTGTACTTGCTTGCCCAGTGTAGGCCAAATCATTCACATAGATCAAGAGCCAAAACCAGATTGTTCACGGAGATAAATAACCACTTTAACATCCTCCTATGCTAACCCTTTTACTTAATTTACAATTTAGATTTACAGGGTAGGCAGCAGAACAGTTTAGTTACTGTTACCAAAAACTAAGTTGTCCTATGAGTCTTTCTAGCTTAAATAGAGGAAAGGCAGCAGTACATATCCACACAAATGTATCCAAACTCTGTGTAAAGAGAGAGTAAACAATAAGTTTTGACACATATGCAAACATGAACAAGAACTATTAACCCCATCAAGAAACCAGTGTATCCAAAACTCAATACAGCTAACTATTTAATGACAGCACTTCCAAAAATCCCCTGAATGATTCTTCAAAACACTACCTCCTCGACAAAAAGAGCTGGTCTCCCTCACTAATCAATATTTATCCCTTCATAGCAGAGAAACAACAAAATGGAATATGTAATAGCCTAAACCATAATCCCCAAATTCTCATGCCCCCCATGATCTTACTATCCCCATTTCTAAGGCAAAATAAGTTCGGTCAGCACAAATAGCCGCTAATTTCTTTAATTCCCTTCAAGCCTCTCAATTTCAGTAGAAATGCTACTCTTTCGTCAGTCAAACACGTCCCCATTACCAAACCACAGAAAACCATACTCCAACAATAAACAAATTTCACTAACTCAACTCTAAAAACAGACCAAATTCGGAAACCACAATACAACATATAGCTGTTCTATATCTTCAAATTCCCTTCAAGCCTCGCAATTTCCATGAGAAAAAGACTCAATCTTTGTCAGCCAGACACAGAGCCCATTTTAACTAACAACAGAAACCCCATTTCTTCAACTTCCCATCAATCCCCTCCATTTACATAAGAAAAGAATCAATCTTTACTCTTTCACAAACTCAAGAATCCAAGAACCAATCTTTGGTCAGTATGACACAGCCCCATTTGAACCAACAACAGAAACCCAAATTACCCAAGCAAATTTCATTTGGATTCTAATAACAAACCACAAATtcacaaacccaaatcaaatttCTCAAGCTATATTAAACCAAACCAACCAAACAACGAAGTAGAGAAGCAAAACATATGAAAGATTAGGGTATGCAGAAAAAGGTGTAACCTTTTCAGAAAAGCAAGCTTAGCCTGAGAGAGAGCGGAAG belongs to Rosa chinensis cultivar Old Blush chromosome 4, RchiOBHm-V2, whole genome shotgun sequence and includes:
- the LOC112196730 gene encoding DNA-directed RNA polymerase V subunit 7, whose amino-acid sequence is MFLKVELPWNVVIPPANLVAKGLMLKKSISLRLLKGFAANKATKDHGYFLAITTVESIGEGKVRRSGDVVYPVVFSCITFKLFRGEIIEGVVHHVLRNGVLMNCGPVENIFLYKDLMPDYRYVPGENPIFLNEKTGSKIVKDVLVRCVVLGTKWLEEEREFRGLVSLEGDYLGPVS
- the LOC112196071 gene encoding DNA-directed RNA polymerase V subunit 7 — translated: MFLKTELQWNVVIPAESLDAKGLMLQKAIVIRLLDDFSKRKATKDLGYLLALTTVEKIGEGKVRQHTGDVLFPVTFSAISFKLFRGEILEGVVHKVLKQGVILRCGPIENVYLSSSKMPDYNYVPGENPIFLNDKMSKIEKGVTLRFIVIGAKWLEAEREFQALVGLHADYLGPVS